Proteins co-encoded in one Quercus robur chromosome 8, dhQueRobu3.1, whole genome shotgun sequence genomic window:
- the LOC126697702 gene encoding probable LRR receptor-like serine/threonine-protein kinase At3g47570 → MTLHQTNFYAFCLMYFRVILLFSASSLLCLQPMAITATTPRNETDRLALLKFKESVPHDPHSILSSWNDSMHFCNWHGITCGRRHQRVTALNLEGSKLSGSISPDIGNLTFLRFINLQNNSFYGEIPQEVGHLFRLQSLELNNNSLEGEIPSSLSNCSNLRFIILYVNKLTGKIPAELGSLMKLNQLQLAINNLEGRIPPSLGNLTLLIYFSVGANNMVGNIPDSIGQLKSLERFSISINKFSGTIPSSFYNLSSLQVVSLTSNQLSGTLPANMGLSLPNLQVLPIALNDFSGQIPTSLCNATQLKMIDLGDNYFTGSFPSNMGSLLGLFWLVLSNNHLEKCSPFLLSLTNCSKLQILDISSNQFGGVLPNSISNLSTQLIALQLGFNDISGTIPASLENFVNLISLSLSYNHFTGIIPKTLGKLQNMQSLRLRGNRLSGEIPASIGNLTLLFDLFLEENKFKGTIPPSIVNCQHLLHFDISQNNFKGSIPPQLIGPSSLPLVLLNLSHNSFSGKLPFEVGNLKNINELDVSNNNLSGEIPTSIGNCLMLEVLYLQGNSFEGAIPSSMASLKSLRRLDASQNNLSRSIPKELEKLHFLENLNLSFNNLVGEVPMEGVFKNTSVISLIGNTKLCGGIPKLQLPKCPIKVMKPRNSIGFKLAIVIISIVLFLFLFSSFLVLYWMKKSKKESPCVVSTMDLLPNVSYKELYQATSGFSPNNLIGSGSFGFVYKGALDQEERLVAIKVLNLQCKGASTSFVAECNALRNIRHRNLVKILTCCSSMDYSGNQFKALVFEFMTNGSLDIWLHPGLDNVNQSRSLSILQRLNVAIDVASAIYYLHNHSVQPVIHCDLKPSNILLDNDMVAHVSDFGLARLLSITNDSSRKETSTIGIKGSIGYVAPEYGTGGKASIEGDVYSYGILLLEMFLGKRPTDEMLKDGLNLHNFAKMALPKKLVQIVDPILLPREVDEAPTAIVAAREDTNGNEIQADKEAQGIANLCQMDPNVHKCLVSIIEIGLACSMESPKDRKKMKEVTRELHLIKSAFLGSGIRI, encoded by the exons ATGACGCTTCACCAAACCAATTTTTACGCATTTTGCTTAATGTACTTTCGTGTGATTCTTCTCTTCTCTGCAAGTAGTCTCCTCTGCTTGCAACCCATGGCCATTACTGCCACCACTCCAAGAAACGAGACTGATCGTTTGGCTTTGCTCAAATTCAAAGAATCTGTACCTCATGATCCACATAGCATATTGAGCTCATGGAATGACTCAATGCACTTCTGCAACTGGCATGGAATCACATGCGGCCGCAGGCACCAAAGAGTCACAGCCTTGAACCTAGAGGGCTCTAAGTTAAGTGGATCCATATCACCTGATATTGGAAACCTCACTTTTCTTAGGTTCATCAACCTCCAAAATAACAGTTTCTATGGCGAAATTCCACAAGAAGTTGGTCATTTGTTTCGACTGCAAAGTCTAGAACTTAACAATAACTCGTTGGAAGGGGAAATACCATCTAGCTTGTCCAACTGCTCCAATCTCAGGTTCATAATTCTTTATGTGAATAAGCTTACAGGGAAAATTCCAGCAGAGTTAGGTTCTTTAATGAAACTCAATCAGCTTCAGCTTGCCATAAACAATTTGGAAGGACGGATCCCACCTTCTCTAGGAAATCTTACATTGCTAATATATTTTTCTGTAGGGGCCAATAATATGGTGGGAAATATTCCAGATTCCATAGGCCAATTGAAATCCTTAGAACGGTTCTCAATTTCGATCAATAAGTTTTCAGGTACGATCCCTTCCTCTTTTTACAATTTGTCATCTCTCCAAGTCGTCTCACTTACATCCAACCAACTTAGTGGCACACTTCCAGCCAACATGGGCCTCAGTCTTCCTAATCTGCAAGTTCTTCCAATTGCCTTAAATGATTTCTCTGGACAAATCCCTACTTCATTATGTAATGCAACTCAGCTTAAAATGATTGATTTGGGTGATAACTATTTTACGGGATCATTTCCAAGTAATATGGGAAGTCTATTGGGTCTTTTTTGGCTAGTTTTGAGTAATAATCACCTAGAAAAGTGCTCCCCGTTCCTATTATCTTTGACAAATTGTAGTAAACTTCAAATATTGGATATATCTTCAAACCAATTCGGAGGTGTTCTGCCCAATTCTATATCCAACTTGTCAACCCAGCTTATAGCATTACAGTTAGGATTCAATGATATATCTGGAACTATTCCTGCATCATTAGAGAATTTTGTGAATTTAATTTCCTTGAGCTTAAGTTATAATCACTTTACGGGCATCATTCCTAAGACTCTCGGGAAGTTGCAGAATATGCAATCACTGAGATTACGAGGAAATAGATTGTCAGGAGAAATACCTGCCTCCATAGGCAACCTTACTCTATTGTTTGATCTCTTTTTAGAGGAAAACAAGTTCAAAGGAACAATACCTCCAAGTATTGTAAACTGTCAACATTTGCTGCACTTTGacatttcacaaaataactttaaGGGATCCATACCCCCACAGCTTATTGGtccttcttctcttccattagTACTTCTCAATTTATCTCACAACTCATTCAGTGGCAAACTACCATTTGAAGTAGGGAATCTGAAAAATATTAACGAATTGGATGTCTCTAACAATAATTTATCTGGTGAAATTCCTACATCTATAGGAAATTGTTTGATGCTGGAAGTCCTTTACCTACAAGGGAATTCCTTTGAAGGAGCCATACCATCATCTATGGCTTCCTTAAAAAGTCTTCGACGTTTAGATGCTTCACAAAATAACCTATCAAGATCAATTCCAAAGGAATTAGAGAAGcttcattttttagaaaatttgaatcttTCGTTCAATAATCTTGTGGGTGAGGTGCCAATGGAAGgagttttcaaaaacacaagTGTGATATCATTGATTGGAAATACTAAACTTTGTGGCGGTATTCCGAAATTGCAATTGCCAAAATGCCCTATAAAAGTCATGAAACCAAGAAACTCAATTGGGTTCAAACTAGCAATTGTAATTATTTCCAttgttctgtttttatttttgttttcatccTTTCTTGTTCTTTACTGgatgaaaaaatcaaaaaaggaATCACCTTGTGTGGTTTCAACAATGGACCTCCTTCCAAATGTTTCATACAAAGAACTCTATCAGGCAACTAGtggattttctccaaacaatTTAATTGGATCCGGCAGTTTTGGCTTTGTATATAAAGGAGCTCTTGATCAAGAAGAAAGACTAGTTGCTATAAAGGTCCTTAACCTTCAATGCAAGGGAGCTTCCACAAGTTTTGTGGCTGAATGCAATGCATTACGAAACATCCGGCATCGGAATCTTGTTAAGATATTAACATGTTGCTCTAGCATGGATTATAGTGGGAATCAATTCAAAGCTCTAGTCTTTGAATTCATGACAAATGGGAGCTTAGATATATGGCTGCATCCAGGGTTAGACAATGTAAATCAATCAAGGAGCTTGAGCATTCTTCAAAGACTAAATGTTGCAATTGATGTAGCTTCTGCGATATATTATCTTCACAACCATTCTGTGCAACCAGTTATTCATTGTGATTTAAAGCCAAGCAATATTCTTCTTGACAATGACATGGTTGCTCATGTAAGTGATTTTGGTCTAGCAAGACTCCTCTCAATCACCAATGATTCTTCTAGAAAGGAAACCAGTACAATTGGGATAAAGGGATCAATTGGTTACGTTGCCCCAG AGTATGGCACGGGTGGTAAGGCATCAATAGAGGGGGATGTGTATAGCTATGGAATATTACTGCTAGAGATGTTCTTGGGAAAGAGACCCACTGATGAAATGCTTAAAGATGGTCTCAATCTCCACAATTTTGCAAAGATGGCACTGCCAAAGAAACTTGTTCAAATTGTGGACCCAATCCTTCTACCAAGAGAAGTTGATGAAGCTCCAACAGCAATAGTGGCAGCTAGAGAAGATACTAATGGCAATGAAATACAAGCGGACAAGGAAGCTCAAGGTATTGCAAACTTGTGCCAAATGGATCCCAATGTGCATAAATGCTTAGTATCAATCATTGAAATTGGACTTGCATGTTCAATGGAGTCACCAAAAGAcagaaagaaaatgaaggaagtAACTAGGGAGCTACATTTGATAAAAAGTGCTTTTCTTGGTTCTGGTATCCGCATTTAA